Part of the Lutra lutra chromosome 4, mLutLut1.2, whole genome shotgun sequence genome is shown below.
AAGCACCGGCAACAAGAGCCCGGGGACTCTCTCCACCTGGAGATATGCAGTCCCTCTATGGAGGAGTCTGTCttgggcctggggcagggaggcaagTCTTATCTGGGAGCTCAGAAGAGAGAAGCGCTGACCCAGCCCCACTTGGCCTCTGGTCTGCGCAAACCAGGTCTGCCTAGGACCAGAGGATGaagtgcccagcccagcccctgctgaATCATCAGTGCCCAGGGCTGTTCCCTGACCAGCAGCCTAGTGAGGGGACTTACCCAGGGAGACCAGATTCCTGTAGGTCTCCAGCATCACGTCCCTATAGAGGCCCCTCTGAGCAGGGCCCAGACGACCCCACTCCTCCCGGGAGAATAGCACGGCCACGTCCTCAAAGGTCACCTCAGCCTGGAATGACAGGGGCTGCTGCAGGCCCAGGTATAGGCCCAGGCTGGAACAGCAGAAGTATGCCAGGAATAGCAGCACAGGGGTGACTACAGGCATGATCCCCCAGTACAGGCCAGGGGAGTGACCTGAGTCCCTGGTCACTAAGCCAGTAACTCTGAAGGCTGGCAGAGGGGGTCCCAGGGTCACCCATCCTCTGCTCAGTACCCGAAACCAAGATGCCTGACAGTGTCTGCAAAGACAGAGCAGGCAGGGAAACCCTCTGTGGAGATTTCAGGGAAACTGGATGCTCACCTGGGGCAGGGCAGACAGGTGCAAAGCCGCCATCACCTGGTACCCTGGGCTTCCCAGTGTGAGTCACACTCGtgctgaaggaagagagaggaacacaTGGTGGCCCAGCCTGCCCCTCCTGTGGGCAGCTTCAGGGCCACACTCATCCCCATCAGGGTACAGCTGGTCTCCTAGGCAGACTCTGCTCCCTGCCTGGGGCTGCCCTGCCCGACCCTCCCCCACCGCAGAGAGACCTGCAGGGATAACTCCTCAGGTCATCTGTTCCCCTCAACCTTTCTGACACACCAAGCAGTCTCATTCAGGAGGAAAATGGCAATACTCATTCACTTTGTATGCAAGAATAAAGTCAACTTGTTAAGTGTTGAGgacaaaaagaagtttaaaaaaattaatcaacagAAGGTACAGAACAAAATCAAAGTATAGATGGTAAAAAATACCTTAGTAGGAACAAGTTCAGTGGCTGAATAATggttagaaataaaagaattaaactcACCTACTAGAAGCGCAAGATTCTCTAACAGATACACACAAAATGCACCAGTATAACCTAAAACAAAGTAACACAGAAAGGCTGAATATAAGACAagcgtctggggggctcagtgggttaaagcctctgccttcagctcaggtcatgatctcagggtcctgggatcgagccccgcatcaggctctctgctcagcggggagcctgcctacacctctctctctctgccggcctctctgcctgcttgtgatttctgtcaaataaataaataaaaccttaaaagaaaatgaataacacATATTAGTAAAAGGGAAACCCACCCAGAAGCTGTCACTGCAGACAAGTGTATGTCCACCAAGACACTTGGAACACGGAAAGCCGATGCTaatgggaggagcagagagcaacCGGCAAAGCCCCCTGGAATGACGGATCCCAGCGCGCCCCCCTCAGACACAAGTGGAACGAGTACAGAATAGTTGCTTGAAACAGAGAGATTCCAAGATATATCttcaaaactattaaaaaacacCACACACCAGGCAACAATTCCAAAGAGATACCATTTTGCAAAACATTCTCTGAACACTATTGTTATGCTGGAAATATATGACTAAAAAGGACCACCTCAGGGGCCTTGGGGGGGCTCAGtgaggtaagcatctgccttccggtcaggtcacaatcccagagtcctgggtttgagccccacattgggctccctgctcagcggggagtctgcttctccctctccctctgcccttctccctgcacaTATgtgctatctctcaaataaataaaatctttaaaaagaaaaaaaagaaattagatacaggggtgcctgggtggctcagctggttaagcgactgccttcggctcaggtcatgtctcttcggctcagagtcccaggatcaagtctccCATcgggatccccgctgagcaggatgtctacttctccctcttaccctcccccctctcatgctctctctctctctccaatcctccttctcaaataaataaataaaaccttaaaaaaaataaagaaattagacACAGACTAATAAAAGTAATTcaagaaaagatggaagaaaataaagaatacttaatttaaagaaacaaaacataatctCAACACTGCTAATAAGACACACAAACATCTGGCAAGTCCaatggagggagacagaaaagaaatggaaaaagaaatactattaaGAACAAAAAAGGGGACATAATTCTACATACCATACAAGCAGCAACAGTTGTCAGAGTGCGGTCCAAGACCCTGGGGGCAAAACAGTAGAACTTTATTGAAGGACGTCTAAAAGAGCTATGGAGAAATAGAGAGTGGTCATAAAAAGAAGGACTCAATGTCATCaaaatgtcagttctccccaagtAAATCTATTAATTCTGTACAACCAAAATTGCAACAGGACATAAACATGAAATCTGACCAAAATGACTCAATATCATAATAATATCCAAGATTAACTAAGGCCAGGCCAGAAGAGAACTGAAGTTAGGCAGACGCATGCCCTACCACATACCAAGACTTACTGTAAGACTACGGTAATAAAAGTGAGGTTTGAGCATAGTACAGAAAACAAGGAACAGACTGGTGTGTGCATCAATGACATAACGGCGCGCTAACCAAAATGGTACCGACACAACGGATTTTCCACAGGAAAGTAAAATCCAACTGCTGCCTTCTAtggcacaaaaatatattttaaaaacgcTGAAGAcctaaatgtttaaaacaaaacgtATGGCTATTGTAAGAAAATAACATGCAAAATACAGTACATCAAGGAACACTTGTTTTACTCCAAAAATTTCTGTACAAGACACATTAAGAAAACAAGCTGTAGAATCAAAGATACTTGCAAACATACTTAATACATAAAAAAAGaccatttaggggcgcctgggtggctcagtgggttaagccgctgccttcggctcaggtcatgatctcagggtcctgggatcgaggcccgcatcgggctctctgctcggcggggagcctgcttccccctctcccacccccctgcttgtgttccctctagctgtctctctctgtcaaatgaataaataaataaaatcttaaaaagaaaaaagtaagggtCGTTTAGGGAACCAAATGGGACTGGGGACCCTGCATCTAAGAGCAATTCCACTTCAAcagctttctttaaaaaggggggggggaggggtgtaggagTCTCGATCTTCTGGCGGTGAGCTCAAGTCCCACTTTCGCATGGAACCTACATTACAAAAAAAGACGGGGCTGGGGAGGCTGGCTAGCTCAGATGGTACATCCTGTCACTCTGGACCTCGTGATGGTAAATTCCAGCCAGACACTGGccacagagattacttaacacacacacacacacgtttttattccgttttggttttttaaagatttattttcgaGACACAGAGACAGCCAGAGACCACAGGGCGGTAGAGGGGGGGAGCAGGCGCCCCACAGAGCAGGCGGCTggatctgggactcgatcccaggaccctgggatcatgacccgaacctaaggcagaggctttaacccactgaggcaccgaggcgcccccaaagtttcttttaaaagttggtgtgtgtgtgtttaatgtacTTTCAAAGCACAGAAACAGGtgcactttttatttaaaaagtcttcaGTGTCAGACGTGAATAAAGGCCTCTAGAAGAGAGAAACACGTCTGGCCGCTGAAAGGCCGTGGAGCGCCAGAAGCGAAAAAGGGAGGCAGACGCCGTGGCACCGGCCCTTCCGCAACTGCTAAAGGCAAGAGGAAGCACGGGAGCTGCGaggcgcgcggggcgggggcaCGACTGACGCAGGCGTTGCCGGGCACTGAGCGCTCCACGCCAGAGGTCGGGTGCGGAGGGAAACCGCACGGCGCGTACAACCTGCACCCAGAAGCGAGGGCAGGGCCCGGCTCACGCTGGGGGCTGCGGTGAGTCTGGAGAGCTGGTGACCGTCCGCGCGGCGGAGAGGAGCCGGGAAGGGAAAGGGCCTCGAGTCAGCGGGCCAGGAGGGCCCAGAAGCAGCCCCTTGGGACGACCTGGGAAGAGACCCCAGGGTTCCCCCGAGCCATCAGACCGCGGAGGAGGACCCTCGGGCGGGGCGGCGCGGGGGCCCGGCAAGGAACAGCCCCGCCAGAGTGGCGGACAGCAGACGCCGGGCTGGGGGACGGCACGGGTCGGGGCTTGCGGCCCATCGGGAAACCCCGAGGCGGGGGACGGGGCATTTCGAGAGGGCTCCGAGAGTGGGGACGGGGCCCGCCCGAGGGACGCCGGGGCCCGCCCGAGGGACGCCGGGGCCCGCCCGAGGGACGCCGGGGCGGGAGATACTGTCGAccgcggggcgggggccggggcatCTCTGTGGTTACAGGGAACGGCCGGCGGCCCGCGCCCGGGAGCCCTCGCGGTCACCACCGCCCTCGCCCGGCCCATACTCACCTCAGCGCCGCAGACGAGCCGCCTCCCGGCCGGCCGCACTAGCCCCACCCACCGCACCGACCGCTACCGACCGGAAGTGACGCCCTCACCCCGCGTCCTAGCCGGAGACACCCTCGGGCCGCTCTGGGAAACCGACTCCTTGTCTCAGTAGCTAACCTCCCGGAGGAACCGACAGGCGGTGCCCTAAGTGGGGCGCGCGGCCGCTAGGTAGCAGTCTGGAACCATAAGCCCGAAACTCCAGAACCCAGGCGGGGGCGAGCAGCTTGGGGATTTGGAGGACCTCGCTTTAGTGAGAGGCTGAAGGCCCTACAGCCAACACAGAACCAGGCGCTTTCCTTTGGAGCTGGGTAGAGAAGCCATGCAACCACCAGGAGAGACAGACACCAGGCTTACCGGTGACATGTTTTAGCACGCTGAAGCCAGGTCCACggggctgtggggggggggggggggggctggcttCCTTGGGTGCCGGCTACTGGAGCAACCCCTCCCTGATGGCCACCTCCTGGACAAGGTCCCAGACCACTGTGTCCAGGAGTGCGAAACAACAGCATGTTATCTTACAGTCCTGGGAACCGAGCCCAGCCCTCTTTCCTTCACAGGGAAATGTGGCCCTCCTGCTTTTCTTCACCACTTAGGCTATAGTGGGTGATCAAGTGGAGACCAAAAAGGCAAGAGGTGGGGGCAAGGTTCATGCTGGAGACAAGTGCTGACCCTGACAGCAAGGAGCCCTGTAGCAGCCACAGAAAGGCCTCCTCAGTAAGGTGGTCTCCGGAACTCTGGGTCCACCACCTTCCCACCTGCAGTCTGTACAAGGGGCATTCTACCTCAGCCAGCTTCCTACTGTCCCTCAACCTTGTCCCCATGATTAGGCAGTGGCCTGTCGTCCCTGCTTCTGCATTGGCTCACAAGGGGAACCCCCAGGGTAGGGGGCTCTGGGAAGCAAGTGTCCTGGTCCAGAGGCACTAATGAGACTCCACTACCATCTCTATGCCTCACTGGCTCAACAGATCTGCCCTGGTTCTGCCAGTTTTGATGAGCCTGTCAAAGTTTGGGACAAGGTCCAGGGACAAAAACAGGAAGTCCATTTATTGAGAAACTAGTCGGACTATTCCGGTTCTCCCACTGCAAGACAgctttccctctccccaacccatgGCTTCAGGAGCACCACTCTCATCCCGAAGCATCCACACCCTCACCCAGAGAGATCCCCCAAGTGCTCAAGTTCACGCAGATTTGAGTGAGATGCTGTTCCCTGCACTGgtggcgtgtgtgtgtctgtgttttccaGGCATCGAGGTGTGAAGATACCAAGCACCCCCACCTCTTCTCTCCAAAACTTTCACTATTCGCTGGTTCATCCAActacatctttctctttctgaaactttAAGCTCCATGGCAGTTCTCCTGTAGAGGATTCTTCCCTTCCGAAACCATGGACAAGCACAACTTAGTGGCAGAAGGACACACTTTATTGAGCCCCTCAACCCTAGTTCTCCTTCTCCTGCACAGTCTTGGTTCCCCGCAGACGCCCAGTCCGGCGGGCAGCAATAAGACCCACTTTGCGGCCAGCAGGGGCATCTCTGCGGATAGTGGAGGGTTTGCCAATGTGCTGGTGGTTGCCACCTCCAAAAGGATGCTCCACAGGCTGCAAAGAGAAAGGTGGCATTAGTACAGGGGTGTGGACCCACCTACCTCAGGACCTGGTTAAAGGCAGGATCAAGTGATCTGTGCCAACAAACCACAACCACAACCCAAAGCCTCACACTACAGACCCTTTGTCCCAGAAGGGAAATGCTCCAAGGAAGGACTTGTCCATCTAGCCTCCCAGTCCCCAATCCCTGCCTCAACCACCCATTTCTGGACTACTCACGTTCATGGCCACTCCCCGCACACGTGGCCAGCAATTCCTCTTTGCCTTGTACTTGTGGTAGGCACGGCCAGCCTTCAGAATGGGCTTGTCAATGCGGCCACCTCCGGCCACCACACCTGTGGGAAGATCAGGCACCTCAGGAAAGTGCACCATACCTTCCCGAACCTTCAGGACCCTATCAGGCAGAGCATCCTCACCCCCTGACGGCTCATCCTCTCACTGTACTCACACACCATCACGTGGCTCCCAGAATCTGTGTAACCTCTTCCCAATTACCACCAAGCAGCCTAGCAGACGAGCCCAAGTTCCAGTCTGCTGGGCAGCCTAGTCGGGCCCTTGCACGTGCCATCGGCAATGGCTACCTCCACCTACGCGTCTGCAGGAAGCCCCCCTACCGCAGCCCGTCTCGGCAAGCACATCACTCTAACTTCCGAGAGGAAGGCGGACTCAGTCTGCCCCGCGTCTCCAGCCCTGCGGCTTGTTTTGTAAACACCTGCTCAAGCATGCTTCTGGGGGGCGGCTACCTGGCGGCCCTGCCGGCTGAGGATCCAGCTCTCGGCcctggtgatctcagggtcgcagGCTCTAGCAGGGAGCCAGCTTGGACACTCTGTTCCTCTACCCAACTCACACGCGCGCTTTCTCTAATCAGCCTGTAAGACTCCACGGAGAGCCCGCGGGGTGGGGCGGGATACCGAGGGAGAAGCTGAGCtccggctaagcagggagctggactctgggcttgatcccaggatcctgggatcacccgctaagccaaaggcagaactggccacccaggcgcccctgcaacgaatctttagaaaaaaaacaaaaccttgccgAGAAAAGTAGTTCCTGGTCTGCCACACTTCAAAGGCGCTGCTGCAGGAGCAACACGAACCAGTCCCACCCTTGCTAAGACACTTCTGGGCCGCTTCAGGCCCGCCGCACGCCCGCGAGGACCACCAGCCGGCGGACGTGGGAGCGGCGCCCGGCAGGCCCCCGTCACCCCGCGGCACAGTCGGGCCTGCGCGACCGGCCCCGCCGGTGAAGAGGCCGAGACTGCCGCGCCCGCTGCAAAGACCCCGGCCGGGTCCCGCGGTTGGCCGGGCGCGAGCGACGCGCGGACGAGCACCCCGCAGCCGCCGCCACTCACCGACCACAGCTCTGTTGGCTGAAGAAATGACCTTCTTCGAGCCCGAGGGCAGCTTCACGCGGGTCTTCTTGGTCTCCGGGTTGTGGGAGATGACGGTGGCATAGTTCCCCGAGGCTCGGGCCAGCTTGCCCCGGTCGCCGGGCTTCTCCTCCAGGCAGCACACGATGGTGCCCTCGGGCATGGTGCCCACCGGGAGCACGTTGCCGATGTTGAGCTGGGCTGCAAGACGCCCGCCGGTCGGCGTCAGCCCGccgcgccccccgccgcccccgcgcccccgccgcccccgcgccGGCGCGAAGCCCACCCTTCTTGCCGCAGTACACGAACTGGCCGGTGTGGATGCCCTCGGCGGCGATGAACAGCTCCGTCCGCTTCTTAAACCGGTACGGATCCCGGAAGACCACCTTGGCGAGGGGTGCGCCGCGGCCCGGGTCGTGGATGATGTCCTGCGGGCCGAGCGCGCGTGATCGGCGGGTCCCCGCGAGGCTCCCCGCGTCCCCACCCGCCCGCGGAGGGGCTGCCCGCACCTTCACGATGCCCTTGATGTAGCCGTGGCGCTCGGCGAAGTCCACGGCGCGCAGACGCGCGGCGCCCTTGCGGTGCTTCACGTGCGCGCGGAACACCGAGCCGGCGCCCTTTCTCTGCCCACGGATGACACGGCCCATGGCGGTCTGGAGGCGGCTCACGGTTAGCGCCCAAGCGGCCCGGGAACCCCCGCCGCCCCGGCTTCAGGGTCCCCGCTCCCCAGCATCCTCCCTCCAGGTCCCACCCCTCCGCGCCCCCATCCCTGGCCGTGCGCCCCAGCTCTTTCGGGAGTCCCGGCGGGGTCCCTAGCGGGCCTCATGGCGACGGATGGCGACGGATGGCGACGGATGCCGCGAGGGCCGCCAGGCCACACGCACGTCCTACCTGCTGCCGAGCGCGGCCGGAAAAAGAGAGGCGACGGCCG
Proteins encoded:
- the RPL8 gene encoding 60S ribosomal protein L8 isoform X2; this translates as MGRVIRGQRKGAGSVFRAHVKHRKGAARLRAVDFAERHGYIKGIVKDIIHDPGRGAPLAKVVFRDPYRFKKRTELFIAAEGIHTGQFVYCGKKAQLNIGNVLPVGTMPEGTIVCCLEEKPGDRGKLARASGNYATVISHNPETKKTRVKLPSGSKKVISSANRAVVGVVAGGGRIDKPILKAGRAYHKYKAKRNCWPRVRGVAMNPVEHPFGGGNHQHIGKPSTIRRDAPAGRKVGLIAARRTGRLRGTKTVQEKEN
- the RPL8 gene encoding 60S ribosomal protein L8 isoform X1, producing the protein MGRVIRGQRKGAGSVFRAHVKHRKGAARLRAVDFAERHGYIKGIVKDIIHDPGRGAPLAKVVFRDPYRFKKRTELFIAAEGIHTGQFVYCGKKAQLNIGNVLPVGTMPEGTIVCCLEEKPGDRGKLARASGNYATVISHNPETKKTRVKLPSGSKKVISSANRAVVGEWRRLRGARSCCSCSSAFEVWQTRNYFSRQGFVFFLKIRCRGAWVASSAFGLAGDPRILGSSPESSSLLSRSSASPSVSRPTPRALRGVLQAD
- the LOC125099207 gene encoding spidroin-2-like: MVAQPAPPVGSFRATLIPIRRSGAEGNRTARTTCTQKRGQGPAHAGGCGESGELVTVRAAERSREGKGPRVSGPGGPRSSPLGRPGKRPQGSPEPSDRGGGPSGGAARGPGKEQPRQSGGQQTPGWGTARVGACGPSGNPEAGDGAFREGSESGDGARPRDAGAGDTVDRGAGAGASLWLQGTAGGPRPGALAVTTALARPILTSAPQTSRLPAGRTSPTHRTDRYRPEVTPSPRVLAGDTLGPLWETDSLSQ